A genome region from Lactobacillus sp. ESL0791 includes the following:
- a CDS encoding deoxynucleoside kinase gives MIQVIVLSGPIGAGKSSLTSILAEHLGTQAFYEGVDNNPVLPLYYKDMKRYTFLLNIYLLNHRMAQINQAVQEKNSVSDRSIYEDALFFQMNADNKVADPTEFKIYDSLLENMMEDTPGNQSKKPDLLIYIHVSLATMLKRIKKRGRSFEQISTDPSLKDYYARLISYYEPWYESYHASPKMAIDGDKYDFIIDEDAKKEVLAAVDNKLQELGKL, from the coding sequence GTGATTCAAGTTATTGTTTTAAGTGGGCCAATTGGAGCCGGTAAATCCAGTTTAACCAGTATTTTAGCCGAGCATTTGGGAACACAGGCCTTCTACGAGGGTGTTGATAATAATCCTGTTCTTCCTCTGTATTACAAAGACATGAAGCGGTATACCTTTTTGCTGAACATTTATTTACTCAACCACCGAATGGCACAAATCAACCAAGCCGTTCAGGAAAAAAATAGTGTTTCAGACAGATCAATCTATGAGGATGCACTCTTTTTCCAAATGAATGCTGACAACAAGGTAGCTGATCCAACAGAATTTAAAATTTACGATAGTTTACTTGAAAACATGATGGAAGATACCCCTGGTAACCAGAGTAAAAAGCCAGATCTCTTAATCTACATTCACGTTTCACTTGCAACAATGCTTAAACGCATCAAGAAGCGCGGCCGTTCTTTTGAACAAATCAGTACCGATCCAAGTTTGAAAGATTATTATGCACGGTTAATCAGCTATTATGAACCGTGGTACGAAAGCTATCATGCTTCACCCAAGATGGCAATTGATGGTGACAAGTATGATTTTATTATTGATGAAGATGCGAAAAAAGAAGTTTTAGCCGCAGTTGATAATAAACTGCAAGAACTAGGGAAGTTATAA